In Toxoplasma gondii ME49 chromosome X, whole genome shotgun sequence, a single genomic region encodes these proteins:
- a CDS encoding vacuolar ATP synthetase (encoded by transcript TGME49_212310~Predicted trans-membrane domain (TMHMM2.0):14-37:57-80:94-117) has translation MFWSAFLQCDPNSTFFGFMGITAAMVFSNLGAAYGTAKSGVGISSMGVMRPDLVMRSIIPVVMAGILGIYGLIISIVINGSMDTPDTYSSYAGYGHLAAGLTVGLSAMAAGLAIGIVGDAGVRANAQQPKLLRHDAYPHFRRGSWTLRSYHWTCRRY, from the exons ATGTTCTGGTCTGCATTTCTCCAGTGTGACCCGAACTCGACTTTCTTCGGGTTCATGGGTATCACGGCGGCCATGGTTTTCTCCA ACTTGGGAGCAGCCTATGGTACGGCCAAGAGTGGTGTTGGAATCAGCAGCATGGGTGTCATGCGTCCGGATCTGGTAATGAGGTCTATCATTCCAGTCGTTATGGCTGGTATCTTGGGTATCTACGGCCTCATTATCTCCATCGTCATCAACGGCTCAA TGGACACCCCTGACACCTACTCGAGCTATGCCG GCTATGGCCACCTCGCAGCAGGACTGACTGTCGGTCTCAGTGCAATGGCGGCTGGACTCGCGATCGGCATCGTTGGTGATGCTG GTGTTCGCGCTAACGCGCAGCAGCCTAAGCTTTTGCGGCATGATGCTTATCCTCATTTTCGCCGAGGCTCTTGGACTTTACG GTCTTATCATTGGACTTGTCGTCGCTACTAA
- a CDS encoding hypothetical protein (encoded by transcript TGME49_212300~Signal peptide predicted by SignalP 2.0 HMM (probability 0.554) with cleavage site probability 0.516 at residue 41~Predicted trans-membrane domain (TMHMM2.0):19-42) codes for MSAQGQQGVRSTVAAGKNRFWQPAPITVLLVLSSSFLFAFAANTPQNSSTTGQSTPSDDHGVSTEHIHDAVTVDAAEHAGEDEMTACSPEAARVIEARVATLKAETEAAVAEVRRTEAMQRELFGRLNAKVRAMNDRLDELSDAQKSLAKRLETTGQLLIADREEQAKRFTTDVETYIIESGLKKAVFQQREIAAKLQTLAESNQKSKQALDALLQHVDDEKEQTKQWISTVVRDLEKYVEARTQTTLESLQRDAQEHANFMQQQLNDMKLDHLLLLQAVSSAETQLNERGIAGVDISQLDESASFERMMTTFEKVLKEQLKGKFVLPIFVVTQCPDSMERVAFMNTYLVPSKRNFRAVFQALGHTPQASAVVIRIESVMVEAWMEVNGKVTGMQYLTPPAHEALTVTTKDRFGFEFLRRVRELETGDFKADPHGRSVVIAFVGNRKGRIGGLPLTDVTEFNKFQALRTLATMHSSPIKETNNLWQIMKTEVDIVATFAAMPRVEVGGSSLRIYQGIAPEPRLPASPFCRNAFTLIRIEVAKSPRGKQEYVYPKASLLKKVFDILVSTNTSQDSGGDGSFAVIRANVSNAGWLQSKLYATADRMAVEIHRPVPGTAPPSFSSEDVAGEHRANSMAAVVDQIRKQMTDVVLPNIDPEDSTSRRQVLVHICEIGVTCNSDRHPEA; via the exons ATGTCTGCCCAGGGTCAGCAGGGTGTCCGGTCAACAGTAGCGGCTGGCAAGAACCGCTTCTGGCAACCGGCACCTATCACCGTTCTGCTTGTTCTTTCATCATCAtttctcttcgcgttcgcGGCTAATACCCCACAGAACAGTTCGACGACGG GGCAGAGCACGCCTAGTGATGACCATGGCGTGTCAACAGAACATATCCACGATGCCGTCACGGTAGATGCGGCTGAACACGCTGGAGAGGATGAGATGACAGCTTGTTCACCGGAGGCGGCTCGCGTAATCGAAGCACGCGTGGCGACGCTGAAGGCGGAGACTGAGGCTGCGGTCGCGGAAGTGCGCAGAACAGAAGCCATGCAAAGAGAGTTGTTCGGTCGTCTCAACGCGAAAGTGCGCGCAATGAATGACCGCCTCG ATGAGCTTTCTGACGCGCAGAAAAGCCTAGCGAAGCGCCTGGAAACCACAGGTCAGCTGCTTATTGCGGATCGTGAAGAACAAGCAAAACGGTTCACAACCGATGTCGAAACGTACATTATCGAGTCGGGGCTGAAGAAGGCCGTCTTTCAGCAACGTGAAATTGCCGCCAAACTACAGACTCTTGCCGAGTCAAACCAGAAA AGTAAGCAGGCTTTAGATGCTTTGCTTCAGCATGTGGACGACGAAAAGGAGCAAACGAAGCAGTGGATATCAACGGTCGTTCGCGACCTGGAGAAGTATGTCGAGGCACGCACTCAAACCACGCTCGAGAGTCTCCAGAGGGACGCGCAGGAGCACGCGAACTTtatgcagcagcagctgaaTGACATGAAACTGGATCACTTGCTTCTACTGCAAGCTGTCAGCagcgcagagacgcagctGAATGAACGCGGGATTGCCGGGGTAGACATTTCCCAGCTGGACGAGTCAGCGTCCTTCGAGAGGATGATGACGACGTTCGAGAAGGTCCTGAAGGAACAGCTCAAGGGGAAATTTGT GTTGCCGATCTTCGTCGTGACGCAGTGCCCGGACTCCATGGAGAGAGTGGCGTTCATGAATACCTACCTGGTGCCATCGAAACGCAACTTTCGCGCCGTGTTTCAAGCTTTGGGACATACACCTCAAGCCTCTGCTGTTGTCATCCGGATTGAGTCAGTTATGGTTGAGGCTTGGATGGAGGTGAATGGAAAAGTGACAGGCATGCAGTACCTCACGCCTCCTGCTCACGAGGCGTTGACCGTGACCACCAAGGATCGGTTCGGCTTCGAATTTCTCAGGCGCGTGAGAGAGCTTGAAACAGGGGATTTTAAGGCTGATCCACACGGACGCAGCGTCGTTATTGCGTTTGTGGGGAATCGGAAGG GGCGTATTGGAGGACTGCCGCTGACAGATGTAACCGAGTTCAACAAGTTCCAAGCCCTGCGTACCCTGGCAACCATGCATTCCTCTCCGATAAAGGAAACAAATAATCTTTGGCAAATCATGAAGACGGAGGTGGATATAGTAGCCACCTTCGCAGCCAT GCCACGAGTTGAAGTTGGCGGGAGTTCACTACGCATTTACCAAGGAATCGCGCCGGAGCCGAGGCTGCCCGCATCTCCGTTTTGCAG AAACGCGTTCACGCTCATCCGAATAGAGGTCGCAAAATCCCCCCGTGGGAAGCAAGAATACGTCTATCCTAAGGCGTCACTGCTGAAGAAGGTGTTCGACATCCTTGTATCTACGAACACATCGCAGGATTCAGGCGGTGATGGTAGCTTTGCCGTCATCAGGGCAAACGTTAGCAATGCTGGTTGGCTGCAGTCTAAGCTCTATGCTACGGCAGACCGAATGGCAGTCGAAATCCATCGTCCCGTCCCTGGGACAGCTCctccctcgttctccagTGAGGATGTTGCGGGGGAACACCGTGCCAATAGTATGGCTGCGGTTGTAGACCAAATACGAAAACAAATGACCGATGTCGTCCTTCCCAATATTGATCCTGAGGACAGCACCTCTCGTAGGCAGGTGCTTGTACACATTTGCGAAATCGGCGTTACCTGCAACTCGGATCGCCACCCGGAGGCCTGA
- the RPS19 gene encoding ribosomal protein RPS19 (encoded by transcript TGME49_212290): MPFMFKCESACGENQLIGFIQCLLGHRDCGSVAVWVAVPGEKYLHMRCVRPCPARWKTIVTGPHKDSLSLSTWMVCVWRAIACTELVEVKCTEQHVQCVGVLILSGDGSGCSQDRSQLENLSATSSTDLSRASPKASMCIFIADGVFALQEGTMSNPAYLYETPLETRVHTVKDVKADAFIALYANHLKKRGRFQLPKWIDYVKTAHAKELAPYDPDWLYIRAAAILRHLYIRPDCGVGGFRKVFSCRQRRGVRPNHTSKASGKIIRYILQQFEEMGLVESDPEKPGRRLTKNGQRELDVIARQCAKPAVASD; encoded by the exons ATGCCCTTCATGTTCAAGTGTGAGTCAGCATGCGGAGAAAACCAGTTGATCGGCTTCATTCAATGCCTTCTGGGGCACCGTGATTGTGGGTCAGTCGCTGTATGGGTGGCAGTACCAGGAGAAAAATATCTCCACATGAGATGTGTTCGGCCATGCCCAGCGAGATGGAAGACAATCGTGACAGGACCTCATAAGGATAGTTTATCCCTCTCGACGTGGATGGTGTGCGTGTGGCGTGCAATCGCGTGCACCGAGTTGGTTGAGGTGAAATGCACGGAGCAACATGTGCAGTGTGTAGGCGTGCTCATTCTGTCAGGCGACGGGAGCGGTTGCTCCCAAGACAGAAGTCAACTGGAGAACCTTTCGGCCACGTCTTCAACTGATTTGAGTCGGGCATCCCCAAAAGCGTCCATGTGTATTTTTATAGCTGATGGTGTCTTTGCTCTGCAGGAAGGCACGATGTCGAACCCCGCGTACTTGTACGAGACGCCGCTGGAAACGCGCGTCCACACTGTGAAGGACGTCAAGGCGGACGCCTTCATCGCATTGTACGCGAACCACCTGAAGAAGCGCGGCAGATTTCAGCTCCCCAAATGGATCGACTACGTTAAAACTGCTCAT GCTAAGGAGCTTGCTCCGTATGACCCGGACTGGCTCTACATTCGCGCAGCGGCAATTCTTCGACACCTGTACATTCGCCCCGACTGCGGAGTTGGTGGATTCCGAAAGGTCTTCAgctgcagacagagacgaggagtGAGGCCCAACCACACATCCAAGGCCAGTGGCAAGATCATCCGCTACATTCTGCAGCAATTCGAGGAGATGGGCCTTGTCGAGAGCGACCCCGAGAAGCC AGGACGCCGTTTGACGAAGAATGGTCAGAGGGAACTCGACGTTATTGCTCGTCAGTGTGCCAAGCCCGCTGTGGCATCTGACTAA
- a CDS encoding hypothetical protein (encoded by transcript TGME49_212280~Signal peptide predicted by SignalP 2.0 HMM (probability 0.790) with cleavage site probability 0.485 at residue 26): MPRYCQQQIVCLVCPLCLEFLTTADSMVLVLYTTRHSFAGKFLENSPPHTTMLAALRWAHKGPRNAAGKNPKPALTREDPISYGREPLQAADEAKKYVEAGLLFIVAVSHQPVVRQPKRKRHDQTYGHNLFTPTKESCCAYACSISSTGLCAERYVRAKGDSVATGKDGPNRREAGPTRNYAEGLAILACCLYLLWISSDDNGVLWSRNKSSVASEGEQFFPTGAAANCS; this comes from the coding sequence ATGCCACGTTACTGTCAGCAGCAAATAGTGTGCCTGGTTTGCCCTCTCTGCTTGGAATTTCTCACAACAGCAGACAGTATGGTTCTGGTTCTTTACACTACACGCCATTCATTTGCCGGCAAATTTCTGGAAAACTCTCCACCCCACACAACAATGCTTGCAGCTCTTCGTTGGGCACACAAAGGGCCACGCAATGCAGCCGGGAAAAATCCGAAACCGGCGCTTACTCGCGAAGATCCAATCTCCTATGGACGGGAACCTTTGCAGGCAGCAGATGAAGCGAAGAAATATGTTGAAGCGGGATTACTTTTCATCGTCGCCGTTTCTCACCAGCCCGTGGTCCGCCAGCCAAAACGCAAACGGCACGACCAGACGTACGGTCACAACTTGTTCACCCCCACGAAGGAGAGCTGCTGCGCGTACGCATGCAGTATAAGTTCTACAGGGCTGTGCGCTGAGAGGTATGTCCGAGCAAAGGGCGATTCGGTAGCGACAGGAAAAGATGGCCCGAATCGCCGAGAGGCGGGTCCTACAAGAAATTACGCGGAAGGTTTAGCGATCCTGGCCTGCTGCCTCTATCTGCTGTGGATCAGCTCGGACGACAATGGAGTTCTGTGGAGCAGAAACAAATCTTCGGTTGCTTCAGAGGGGGAGCAGTTTTTTCCCACCGGTGCTGCGGCGAATTGTTCTTAG
- a CDS encoding hypothetical protein (encoded by transcript TGME49_212275), which translates to MKLTHFREAFDLAALVFTMRKDAARRCAAGEENDCQSMQNLEMLGLAEPNPMPQIGSFHLSSSCFEVGDGEGDRLGIRGRYKRISRPYGSPLTRVTPTKQGDLASMHRLPVFTETGMHNKAFAAAGAKARIFDLIKNLFGSGSDITDADNFEGGNQGSYFDFMYPLSTDYPWACVCDEGQYVQWEANEIQAVPCRNQVDMSAQGITAACNPSLHKMNHAAMTTKGWQSAVCSVISISVGFWFV; encoded by the exons ATGAAACTGACACACTTTCGAGAAGCATTCGACCTCGCTGCCCTTGTCTTCACCATGAGAAAGGACGCGGCCAGGCGATGCGctgctggagaggaaaatGATTGTCAGTCTATGCAAAACTTGGAAATGCTCGGTCTGGCGGAACCAAACC CGATGCCACAGATCGGCTCCTTtcacctttcttcctcctgcttTGAGGTGGGTGATGGAGAAGGGGATCGGCTCGGGATCAGAGGACGTTACAAGCGTATAAGCCGACCATATGGTAGTCCACTGACTCGTGTGACGCCCACAAAACAAGGAGATTTGGCATCAATGC ATCGTTTACCGGTGTTTACGGAGACTGGCATGCATAATAAG GCTTTTGCGGCGGCGGGTGCCAAGGCTAGGATTTTCGACCTTATCAAAAACTTGTTCGGCAGTGGATCGGACATAACCGATGCAGACAACTTCGAAGGCGGCAACCAAGGATCGTACTTCGACTTTATGTACCCGTTAAGCACGGACTATCCGTGGGCATGTGTATGCGATGAAGGTCAGTACGTTCAATGGGAAGCAAACGAAATTCAAGCTGTTCCTTGCCGTAACCAGGTAGACATGTCAGCCCAAGGAATCACAGCGGCCTGCAATCCATCTTTGCATAAAATGAATCACGCCGCGATGACCACCAAAGGGTGGCAGTCAGCAGTGTGTTCCGTCATCTCAATCTCAGTTGGCTTCTGGTTCGTCTGA
- a CDS encoding hypothetical protein (encoded by transcript TGME49_212270), translating into MFRCEAHFAAEVPGFLTPGCKRTQANISTTYAVAPWRPWLVMGAVVVIFVSTQDLYTIAFGSSVDRDWDDFHGIAARPRTQAIPADPGDAPRGQSSSLNEKSGPLEIMVHDGMSPGARLMIEGLRKLADAQQKLAAFLREAAKRCREGEEHMCGTPEEPISRRSGIVLPEPPVIRQFILPDDPEIGRSSNTASSDPVKTQESTADVTTIRRPKRQRWKPPVIKTNHPLQPRWGTDRLKGGFETAPPEEAFVEIRTGGFFDMLNNLFLGGAGSADPANFEGGNQGSYFDFMYPLQTDYPWACTCDPNIFERWENKEVSNVPCRNQVDMSAQGVTAYCNPLVHKMNGSFRPGSGASVFSFVAVSLSFMFSFI; encoded by the exons ATGTTTCGCTGTGAGGCCCATTTTGCTGCTGAAGTGCCTGGGTTCCTCACGCCAGGATGCAAGCGGACTCAGGCCAACATCTCCACAACTTACGCGGTTGCTCCATGGCGTCCTTGGCTTGTTATGGGGGCCGTTGTGGTGATTTTCGTCTCCACACAAG ACCTTTACACGATCGCCTTCGGCTCGTCGGTTGATAGAGACTGGGACGACTTCCACGGCATAGCAGCGCGGCCTCGTACACAGGCCATTCCTGCTGATCCGGGTGATGCTCCTAGAGGACAGTCGTCTTCATTAAATGAGAAGAGCGGACCTTTAGAGATCATGGTGCACGACGGCATGTCGCCAGGTGCGAGACTCATGATCGAAGGCCTCCGAAAGCTTGCCGATGCCCAGCAGAAATTGGCTGCTTTTCTACGtgaggcagcgaagaggtGTCGTGAAGGTGAAGAACACATGTGCGGGACACCTGAAGAACCAATCAGCAGACGTAGCGGTATTGTGCTGCCAG AGCCTCCCGTGATAAGGCAGTTCATTCTACCGGATGACCCGGAGATCGGCCGAAGTTCAAACACTGCTTCATCTGACCCCGTGAAGACACAAGAGAGCACCGCAGATGTGACTACCATTCGAAGGCCAAAGCGACAACGCTGGAAGCCACCTGTTATCAAGACTAACCACCCCCTCCAGCCTCGCTGGGGGACGGATCGGCTCAAGGGAGGCTTTGAGACTGCTCCGCCGGAGGAG GCATTTGTTGAAATACGGACTGGAGGCTTCTTCGACATGCTCAACAACCTGTTCTTGGGTGGAGCTGGTAGTGCAGATCCTGCAAATTTTGAGGGAGGAAACCAGGGTTCGTACTTCGACTTTATGTACCCGTTGCAAACTGACTATCCGTGGGCATGCACGTGTGACCCTAATATTTTTGAGAGGTgggagaacaaggaagtTTCTAATGTCCCATGCAGAAATCAAGTCGACATGTCGGCACAAGGTGTCACCGCCTACTGCAATCCCTTGGTGCATAAGATGAACGGCTCCTTTCGTCCTGGGTCCGgcgcttctgttttttcgtttgtgGCCGTTTCTTTAAGCTTTATGTTCTCGTTTATctag
- a CDS encoding Sjogren's syndrome/scleroderma autoantigen 1 (Autoantigen p27) protein (encoded by transcript TGME49_212260), with translation MSGLSSAAHGGMAASSLAEQRRGKTGEGQVKTASEGLAEKLLLGWTMLGDTCPQCVSVPLMRNKQQQLFCVACQTFLPASALGEDQDAEAPRHSPAQGKNDYGGRESLRSNGGAHRNQPSENRHRASADATTPQVHCTPIAGRGVQYQMVAAIPLDQADSEKIESTLASVVGKDDDTSGSLWRLDGAHARSNARGPGLTQEDEDVEERDKEQFRLTAKEKYFQASADLMKWRERTLQRCGVLPASERQPPNGYPKPQALESSERAVSFQAACSVAGRSVKDERGIEVSAMCPSRNDVLNEARVAVLTKIRRYAAALAPSNPNTMHTVQSERQVLLSLQTAIQVLETLDALS, from the exons ATGAGTGGCCTCTCGTCTGCGGCGCATGGAGGGATGGCTGCAAGCAGTCTTGCAGAGCAAAGACGGGGCAAAACAGGAGAGGGTCAAGTGAAAACAGCGAGTGAAGGTCTCGCCGAGAAGCTGCTACTTGGGTGGACGATGCTCGGCGACACTTGCCCTCAG TGTGTGAGCGTCCCGCTGATGCGCAACAAGCAACAGCAgcttttctgcgtcgcctgtcAAACCTTTTTGCCCGCAAGTGCCTTGGGGGAAGATCAGGACGCAGAGGCTCCCCGGCATTCGCCTGCACAAGGCAAAAACGACTacggaggacgagagagtCTCCGGAGTAATGGAGGGGCTCACCGGAACCAGCCGTCGGAAAACAGACATCGAGCCTCAGCAGATGCGACGACGCCGCAGGTTCACTGTACTCCCA TCGCCGGGAGAGGTGTGCAGTATCAGATGGTGGCGGCGATCCCTCTAGACCAAGCTGACAGCGAGAAAATCGAATCCACACTGGCGTCCGTGGTTGGCAAAGACGATGACACGTCCGGGAGCCTCTGGAGGCTAGACGGGGCTCATGCAAGAAGCAACGCACGTGGGCCGGGGCTCACccaagaagacgaggatgtcgaagagagagacaaagagcaaTTCAGGTtgacagcgaaggagaagtaTTTCCAG GCATCTGCAGATCTCATGAAGTGGAGAGAACGGACGCTGCAGCGGTGTGGCGTTTTGCCGGCCTCTGAGAGGCAGCCGCCGAACGGCTACCCAAAACCGCAGGCGCTGGAATCATCTGAGCGAGCTGTCTCTTTCCAAGCCGCCTGCTCCGTCGCGGGAAGATCTGTGAAAGATGAACGTGGGATCGAAGTTAGTGCGATGTGTCCCTCTCGGAACGACGTTCTCAATGAAGCGCGTGTGGCGGTTCTGACGAAGATCAGACG GTACGCGGCCGCCCTTGCGCCCTCCAACCCCAACACCATGCACACGGTTCAAAG CGAGCGGCAGGTCCTACTGTCTCTTCAGACGGCCATTCAGGTCCTCGAAACTCTGGACGCGCTGTCGTGA